The segment CAAATATAAAAACGAAAAAACGACAGCTGAAATAGGAGATAATTGTGTTATCAGAGAATGTGTGACCATCAATAGAGGCACTACCTATGCTAACACCACTAAAATTGGACATAATTGCCTTATTATGGCTTACGTTCACCTTGGCCACGACACTATAGTAGGAGATAATGTCATTATAGCAAACTCTTGTAACCTCGGTGGACATGTCATTGTAGAGGACTGGGCTATTCTCGGTGGCAACGTTAATATCCAACAATTTACCCGTATAGGTGCTCATAGTTATATCTCCGGAGGTATTTCTATCAATAAAGATATACCACCTTTTGTCAAAGCAGCAAGGATGCCAGCATCATATCATGGCGTGAATAGTGTAGGGTTAAAACGCAGAGGCTTCTCTCAAGATACAATTAATCACATTTTTGATGTTTATCGAATTCTATTTGTTCGTAACTCTAATATATCTAAAGGTATAGAAATGATCGAAGCAGAGATACCTCCGACTGCAGAAAGAGATTTAATTGTCAGCTTTGTCAATGCTTCTAAAATTGGGGTATTGAAGGGATTTAGGAAGAATGGATCTTAATTAAACTTTAGCTATTAGGCTCTAGCCGTCAGACGGATTTTTATTTTGCACTTTTGACTGAGAACTTAAAAAACTGACAACTGACAACTATTCCAAGCATGCAAATTCGTCTAAAAGCAATTCAAAAAACTTACCAAAACAAAGTAATTTTTCAAAATCTGTCAACAGAATTTGAAAGCGGTAAAAGATATGGAATAGCTGGACACAATGGATCTGGCAAATCTACATTGCTAAAAATCATAGCAGGATTTACCACACCTAACGCAGGTCAAGTTCACTATTTAAGTGATGGAAAAATTATTGCTGTAGATTCTGTCTACCAACATATCAATTTCATTGCACCATATATAGATTTGCCAAGCGATTTGAGTTTTTATG is part of the Chitinophagales bacterium genome and harbors:
- the lpxA gene encoding acyl-ACP--UDP-N-acetylglucosamine O-acyltransferase, translated to MLQPLSYIHPNAKIAETATIDPFTTIYGDVEIGEGTWIGSHVTIMDGARIGKNCKIFPGAVISGIPQDLKYKNEKTTAEIGDNCVIRECVTINRGTTYANTTKIGHNCLIMAYVHLGHDTIVGDNVIIANSCNLGGHVIVEDWAILGGNVNIQQFTRIGAHSYISGGISINKDIPPFVKAARMPASYHGVNSVGLKRRGFSQDTINHIFDVYRILFVRNSNISKGIEMIEAEIPPTAERDLIVSFVNASKIGVLKGFRKNGS